cccagcattagcacaacactttgcgatggttagcttgttacctgtaaCGATATATCCTAattaacgtctctttcacattagcctatctgggtgcgttttgagaggcctgatgaagttcgacgttgttgatccggcatcatttatcttggtgccacacaccttgcatgtagctgttcgcttactgccactgtttacgaagttattgaaagcaaaactaatgacaaacaggttgttgacgagtctcaaaGCTCGAGCCCGAGTCAAggctgaagtcttttgggtcgagtcgcaagtcaagtctgaagtcagctgttggTGCAACtaaagtgcgactcgagtccgagtcataaacttgagtccccatctctgccgtgaagcaatttgttgcatcgcgagacctgatatcacgcgatacatCCTGGCACTGAGGCCGGCGGCTCGTCAGCCGAAAGTTGctagggtggtttttccgctcacaggcactagggggaagcgagatgaccgccattcaactcgaaaaaagtcatataaccattccaatgactctgaagctgttcagttaaggtaaattaagctaaaaaaaaaaaactatggacaatcatgcgattcctcgcgattaaatattcgacccctcccaccccggcaacaaactctttgagccactcccctctggcaggaggctgaggtccatcaggaccaaaacctcacgtcacaaggacagttttttcccctctgccactagccttatcaacaaagcccggaaaccaccctgactctctccacaccccccctctggctctacatgccactgtacttaatctgctctttttatcttaagtcttactctcttatttttaatacattctgtgtgtgtgtgtgtgtgtgtgtgtgtatatatatatatatacatacacatatatttatacttatattgtttgttctgtttaacctgtttgtttaacttatgtgagaatgtgtgacgtgcacctacaagaccaaaacaaattctttgtatgtgtaaaaaacgtacttggcaataaagcttttctgattctgattcggttgagatatatatatacacacagtatatataaacatgttttgtgtACCAGGAAAATACCTTGTACTGTATCAATGGATACAATAACATTACTGCTGAAAAGGTTTTGGATACATTCTGTGAATATGGAAATGACCATACCTTTGTGGCTTCAGTAAGGATGAGTTTAGAGTCTTTCACCAGACACTGCAGTGGCACAGTCACATCAATGACCTTTGCCCTCTCGTGTTTTCGACTGTTGTCTGTCACAAACTTGCCGTACCAGGCGTTGAGGATGATGAGACCTGGTTTAATGAAGCAGTATCAAGAATAGTGTGAATCAACTGGAAAAGTAATGTATCAATGTGTTATTTAGACGtgttcaaaaaatatatatattaaaaaaataaaattcaaaaaaaTCAAGCACGATCGACAACAAAAGACAGATTTTTGAATGAATTGATATTAAAAGTCCAACACAACTTCCCACTTTCAGAGATTTAGTTCAGTTGAATCTTTCCTGCCAGCAATTTTTGCCACATAATTAAAAACAGAACCAGTGTCATTTTTTTAGACTTGATTGTTgaacaaaaataatatataatatcattTTAATTGCAAGCTGCGTGAACAATACCGTAACCATTTCATAGAGTGTGGTCCATTGAATAATGAAGAGGAGCTTGGTGTctgtcattacacacacacacacacacacacacacacacacacacacacacacacacacacacacacacacacacacacacacacacacacacacacacacacacagctactttACAAGTGCAAACTCTAGGGGACCCTGAATAAACTAACATTAAAGCAACCTCTAGAGTGACAGGTGTCATAATGCCAATTATCACTTGCCAATGTGAAAATTATACTGTCTGCTGAGAGCTTTTTGTTAGTGTACTTATCAAAAGCAAACTAAAAAGCCCCAATTATCACTAGTCGACACGGAAGCATCAGGGTTGTTAAGAAATCCACCGAACTCTATTTCTTTTATTAACAATTTGAACCCTATTTTAAAAGTACTCCAGAAAAATCACACTAGATACTATCACTTTCCACTACTGTAAGTAAGACTCCTCATACTACAATGGAAAGGCCCCCCCATACTAGTCTTTGTCAGGTGTACAGTTCCTTTAGATTTTCAGTGAAATGCTCAAGATCACTAAAAGCAAGGAGTCTGCTTTAGTTtagattgttgtttttttatgtgtgaaCTGTATCAGAAGATTGACCAGCAGTCAAATGTTTCATTAAAAACGGACAAGTCTTGTTTCATATAGTAAATACAGGCAGTGGGTCTAAGAAAGTACACTTTGAAGTTAGCAGCATTCAACTGGGCATCAACATATTTCACCTTAAACGGATTAAAAACTGTTCAGAATGTAAGAGAATCAAAAAGTTTCACAAcctgcttaaaaaaacattattccCAGGATAAGCTCATCCCTTAAATATTACTTATCTTACCCATTCTAGACTCCTCAGTTTCAATAATCCGGCGCACAGACTCCTGCATGAGCAAGACCTTTAGAGATGAAACACAAAGGCACacggaggaagggaaggagacaGACACAAATAATGAGATTTTACATGATATAGATTATACTTATGAATTTCACTAAGACTTTGCATCTTATCTAATCCCATCTCAGCCCCTTCCTCTGACTGGTGTGGGACTTGTAATATTTCATGACCCACCCTAAAATACCTTCATCTCTCATCTAACGCTGAACCACAATGTAGGATTGGAACCACAGGCACACGTATAAAGCCTGTATAAAATAATACTCACAGCAGCCTCTGCCTCCTGTTTCTTCCTGGCTATATTAGAGGCCGAGCTCTCCTGCTGCTTCTCCAAGTCTCTGGTGAATTACAAGAtaaatggagaaaatgaaatgagctcATAAAATCTggccataataataataatacatgtggTGCTATTTCCAAAAAACATTCCTTGCATGAAACGGCCAACTTAAAGGAAAGGTTTCTTACTCTTCCTTCTGGGCTCGCACGTAGGGCCGAATAATAAGCTGCTGGATGGCGAGGTAGAAAACCAGTGGTCCAACTGTGGCGTAAAATACAGCACTTGGCAGTATCTGGTCAGTCAGGTGAATAGGGAAGAAATACGTCTGGCTGGCTCGGTTTAGTCTGCAGATGGAGACAAAtggtttcattatttttaaCTGAATGGCCACTAACTGGCTGCTAAATCGGCTACTCCATGTGATATTTGTGGGAATTTCTGcctgaaaatgtcagaataCTTATTAAAAATACCTAAAAATGACAAAGTGAAAAGATGTGCCATACTGTACTCCCGGTTAGACAGGACAGTGAGTGTGCTCATTGTTTCTCAGGTGTTAAGACAATTGTCCCAAAAACAATTGTCCAAAGTGTCCaacaaataagataagatataaatacaaataagagatatactgtatatatactttAAACTTTCAAACTCATCCATGGACCAACATCTCAATGGGTCCAATCCTGTGTTTACATTCTCAAAGATGCACCGCCAGCGCAGACACAACTTACCAACCAATTTAATCGGACTGGCTGGCATGGAGTCACATGGGTGCCATAGCAACAGCGCTGTGATGAAAACCCTCTAAAACCTGCATCAAACAGGAAACCAGAGCAAAGAGGGACACTTACTTGATCTTGAGGGAGACGCCTTGGGGCACTCCCACGCTGACGGTGGCCCCCAGGACACTGTGTCGACTGATCTTCCTCTCAGCACCGTACTCGACCACGGTCCCAAAGAAACCTGATCTGTAACATAAAGAAAAGGTCACTCTCTCACTATAAATCGGAGATTTTGTTTCACGGGGATTTCTTTTAactacgtttacctcattatttgaagctttggccacgTTCAACACGAACAtccgacattataacattatagacatgacagaaaactaCAGAAACGCATAACAAGTCTCCATTAAATGGATAGGAGTTGTAGTTGCTGTACAAACAGATTGACACTCAACAAATCTAATGAATATGAATTTATGATTACGTTCTCCAAATAACACATATTGCACTTTGACAACATACTTTACTGAGCCCTTAATCTTCGTCTGGTCATCATCCTGGAACTTGTACTGGTAGCTCATCATCATAAAAGTGTGAGGAATGCcaagctgcagaaaaaaaaaaaaaaaaagataattttggCACAGTCCTGACAAGCAACTGTTGATTTAATGGTGTCCTGTCTAACATTAATTAGTTAAATATAACTGCTGGCTGCTAACCTGCATTGCGAAGgtgaaatggctgctcttggtGTCCCTGACTATGCTGGTGTTCATAGAGGACTGAATGCCCCAGCGCCACTGCAGATAGCCCATAGTGTTTTTGTCTAGGTGACGGGCCAGCACCGTGGTAACCCCAGGACGCACGCCTCGGGATGAAAACTGGAGCCCACACTGAGCGGTCACAAAGCTgaagcaaaaagaggaggagaaaaaagaaaatcactgtTGTTCATGTTGTAGTAAAAAGaactcatttattttctcttgcATCTTAACACATACAATCGAGGCGTCAAGTTCCGAAAAATCTTCATTCCTAAAAGAGGTCCATGGGTGTCTCCAGCACCCAGCTCTACctgtgtacaaacacacacacaaaccaacagGTAATGTTCTTTTTACATCTAGAAGCGTGGAGTGACAGAAAGAAAGTAGGCCATTTGTAGTATACATTAcaaagagtgagtgagtgtgagtgtgtgtgagtgtgtgtgtgtgtgtgtgtgtgtgtgtgtgtgtgtgtgtgtgtgtgtgtgtgtgtatgtgtgtgtgtggtgcccAGTGAGAATGCAGCACACCTCTCCCCACCCCTTGGCTGAGGTGACTCTTCTCAAGGCCAAGTTAATGGAGCCACCTCCATTTCCGTTGTGGGTTGACAAGGAGCCAGATAAAATGGCTGTGTCTTTTGTGGTAAGAGGAGCCTGCAGtagaaaacataaaacaatatgtcCTTTGATAAGAATGATCTCCAAAATCTTTCTCAACTATCACAAATGTAATTGTGGCTACAACTCTTTCAATCCAAAACATATTGTGAGAAATGCCACTTTAATCCTCATGTAGAATCTGGAGCAACCCGTTACCTCTATGGATTGGGATATGTGCATCTTGTTGATTTCCACATGTGGGACTCCCCCTCCAACCACATCCTCGTAGTCCTCCTCATACTGGTCAAAGAGGTCCGTGGCATCAATACCCACACTAATAGTTCCCTGCAAATAACAGGTTCAGGAATTAATACCGTGTTAATTAATGACGTATACAATACGCACGAGAAGCCTATTGGCACTTCATGTTACAGTCAGTTCGATGTGAGGCTTGTTATCTTCTTCTGAACATGCCTTTGGGTTGGTCCTTTGCTGAAGCCGTCTCTCCTCTCGCTCTTTCTGAAGACGCTCATACTCTTCTCGGATCTCTGCAGGGGTTCTTTTTCTTTCCACCACCTGGAGAAAGAAGATATGATATGAAAGCAAAGCCAACGGTGGATTGGCTGCTTCACAGGTTGCAGAAAAAGTAGTTACAGTAGGAGAAATTTCAACAGAACTTCATGCAACCATACGTTCTGTCTGCAGGGTTCAAAATCAGCACCATCCTCCAGCCAAATGCTGGATACAtttgcaagtggctggtagatttgttTCACTCACCAgggccaaaaaaacaatggtactCTATCGAGAGGctggtcaaatttgaacattcactagccatttgactggtggacgaaaaagttaattttgtctgtctgtgtgtaatattttgcagtggtggaatgtaactaagtccatttactcaagtactgtacatgagtacaaatttgaggtacttgattcttttcttttcgtgccactttctactccgctacaattcagagagaaacattgtactttttactccactacattcatctgacagtttTAGTCCCTAGTTACTTTGCCAATTAAGCTTTTCGCACACAAATcacatttattataaattaaactacccaacaatataacggcctacaagtagAAATGACTAGACCATTAAATGAAATGactagaccattaaacacacaacagtttggatcgtttccagttttgTAAATGGgaagatttttctgcatttagtacttttacttttaatactttaagtacattttcctgatgatacttacatacttttacttaagtaacattttcaatgcagagtatgtttacagtgtggtaaatacttaagtaaagaatctgGATACTTCTTTAACCACTGCTATTTTGTACTGTCAAGCATGTATCATTATAGTAAACACAGATGAAGCAAAACTAGAACTATTTTAAGCAGGTTAGATGATGAGATGTCACATAGGACAGGAAAGTCTTGGGGTAATGCAGCCTTAATACCATGAGACTGCAATACCAAAATATGATTCTTATGTACAGTATGGTTGAAGATTAACTGTGTATTCTTCTATAAGTGAGTTATTCTCAAGTCAAGACCCTGGGTCCGGGTGACTaatattgagaaaataattatgCACGTCATTTCTTTTGATGCTCTTCTCTAGATATTTCCATTGGCACACTTAAAAACAATGACTATTGAGTTTATAATGTACATGAAAGCTGTTATGCTAGTTGACAGGGTCAAAATTTGgtggacattttaaatatccgtCTAAAGCACACCAACCTTCCTAGTTGTGTCTAATTAAAAATATACTGATTTGTCGAAGTTGACAAGAAGGTGCCAAACTTAAACAAATGTCCCATCTAAACTAAACCCGACTTAAAAGTGTTCCGAAGAAAAAGATGCTAAGAAAGCATATCgtgcttgtgaccgggaggtcgtcgGTTAAATCCCCAGAccaacaggataaaatctggatggggaaagtgaaagagcagcgcttgtccctccctcattaccaccactgagaaAAAAAGCATGGTGTACTGGAGGAGAGTTGTGCACTAGTCTGcacctgctgatgtgcattaGAAATTGCTAATGCAAACCATCATTTTTAAAATAGATGTATTATAACATTTGGTCATGTCTGTACTTGACTAGCAATACACACATGACATTAATAGTAAATTCATTCAATATGCAGTCATTTTATGTATGAAGTAAGCCTGCCAATCATGCTAGTGAAATTCAAAACTCCACTGAGCTGATCCCATGAGGCTTCAACTCTCCTGCCTGTACTACGCCTCAGAGGTGGGCCATTGTATGTTTTGGGCTTAATAATTAACCGACTGTCTACTATCAACCCAATGgctattgtttttaactgcatgTGGTGCCTTGTTTAGGAATTAATGGCCACTTTAGTCAGTCACTAATAGACTTACCTCCCATCCTTCAACATCGAGTCCTCTCTTGCCGTAGATATCGTAGATAGCTCGTGCCTGTGGGTCACGCAGCACTGAAAAGACATGGAGAACCACCAATAATATTAGGCATCAGAAAAGTTGGTTTACGTAGACCATAACATATTCAAGTCTGCTTCATGTGTAACTGAAGAGGGAGTTGACTACTAGGGGTGGGACTCACCAGAGGCCtaacgatacgatattattgcgattttaaacatattgcaatattctgcgacatattgcaatgtattaccttttttccaacttcaaatttttcccaattcatgttcatctcactttaattttattgctgcaaaacttgaattgtcaagcagacaaaacTGTCCAACACATACATTATAAAAGAtcaatacttggcgtctgtgtatcgatacagtattgccacggaaaatatcgtgatactatgctgtatcgattttttttcccccacccctgttGACTACATGATATGATCGAAGCTTTTCTTACCTTCATAAGCTTCATGAACAAGGTTAAAAAGCTGTTCTGCTTGACGCTTTAGTTCAGGGTCCCGGTGTTTGTCTGGGTGATACAGCATGCATAACCGCCTGTATGCCGCCTTCAGCTCGTCCTGTGTTGCCTAGGCACAACATTCAAATGTAGAAAATgtgaaagacaaaacttgcAGAGAAACTTGATCAATgacataacaaaaaaacacgGAAAGACTTTGCTACAGCTCCCCTACTTCCAACTTAATTTTCTGATCATCCGACACTTATTTGAACTTCATGAAGTCTTCCAGTCTTCCTTGGGTTTAGATGACTTGTAACAAAACGGTCTGAACAGAAACTTGCTGCTTTAATTCAGGTTATAATTATATTGTTGCGAGATAGACTGAAGTACAAAGGGTACTGGCCCAATCCTCATAGTTAAAAGTACATATGTACATTCATGTTAACTACTCTTTAGTTAAATTTCATGTTTGAAATCAATGATTTAGAGACCATGAATCAGTTTGTGTTTTACTGCATAACATATAATGGGATgggtttcacattttcacatttattcTTGAATTAAAGTTTTAAGCAAAACCTTTTAATACGTATTCTACTTTCCCATGCTCACCCACGCAAATATATGGACTTTTAAACTGTTGCATATTTAGCCGCTCTGGAACAGCATGTCCCTGTGTGCCACAAGTAATTTGTGTATTGTAGAATGCCACTTGGCACTTGCATATGAACATTATGTTCCCTGCTTTACAAATACAGAAATCAAGACCTCAAGTGTCTGAGCCCCAGATATTAGAGAACATATGCATATTGTAATCTGATCAACTGTAAATGTTTCATGGTGAAGACTTGAAGTAAAGTTGTAGCATTAGCTAACTTAGTTAGCACTGTCCTCAGTCATAAGATcattaaaaaactgaaaataactGTCAGTTTGTTATCATTAGCTCCCAGATTGCCGCAGTAACACACTGTTCTCTATCTTACTTCATCAACTGACAACTCCTGTTGTTAAAGTCGTAACCCACAACGACCTGTTGTATGACTTATAAAGTATCCAGCCGAAGAGTCACAGCACAGAAAGCAATGTCGAGGGTCACAGCGCTAGCtacctagctaacgttacatgtgacAGTACGGGTAACCGTTAAACATCAGCCGGACAAAGTGTATAGAATGACTGCTACATGAACCCGCACACACATCTATTCAGATCACAACTGCATATTGTACCTCTCTTCTGACATTTAGCAGGGAATAAAAATCATCATTAAGGATCTCATCATCGTCCAAGGCAGACGCCATGTTTACACCCGGTCATCTCTTCTTTCCTGTCATTTACATGGACCAGAGACTTCTCTGCGCACTCTTTCGCCCCCTTGTGTTGGGGATGAATGATAACAAAGCAACTGTATTCACAGGCTTGTTCACGTTGTCTTGAAcgtgtgcttttcattttgaagTTGTACTTGTGCAGTTATTCCTCGTTATTGGAAAATGGA
This genomic interval from Sander vitreus isolate 19-12246 chromosome 7, sanVit1, whole genome shotgun sequence contains the following:
- the dnajc11a gene encoding dnaJ homolog subfamily C member 11a, whose protein sequence is MASALDDDEILNDDFYSLLNVRREATQDELKAAYRRLCMLYHPDKHRDPELKRQAEQLFNLVHEAYEVLRDPQARAIYDIYGKRGLDVEGWEVVERKRTPAEIREEYERLQKEREERRLQQRTNPKGTISVGIDATDLFDQYEEDYEDVVGGGVPHVEINKMHISQSIEAPLTTKDTAILSGSLSTHNGNGGGSINLALRRVTSAKGWGEVELGAGDTHGPLLGMKIFRNLTPRFFVTAQCGLQFSSRGVRPGVTTVLARHLDKNTMGYLQWRWGIQSSMNTSIVRDTKSSHFTFAMQLGIPHTFMMMSYQYKFQDDDQTKIKGSVKSGFFGTVVEYGAERKISRHSVLGATVSVGVPQGVSLKIKLNRASQTYFFPIHLTDQILPSAVFYATVGPLVFYLAIQQLIIRPYVRAQKEEDLEKQQESSASNIARKKQEAEAAVLLMQESVRRIIETEESRMGLIILNAWYGKFVTDNSRKHERAKVIDVTVPLQCLVKDSKLILTEATKSGLPGFYDPCVGEEKSLKVLYQFRGVMHQVLSGDSEPLRIPKQSHRIDADT